GTAGGATGGTGGTGGTAATGGCAATGACAAAGTGATGACAgcggtgatggtgatggtggttgTTGTAgctttatttctcaaaatctCTCATAATTTTGAGAATTTAGAAATGGCACCTATTTTGGTGTAATCTTAAGTTTGGATTTATGACTCCCAAACTCCCAAGTTTCTTTTTAATGTGAATATTGATTTTCTTATGACCCCAAACAAGGAAATTACTAATTAGTATATGTTATTTCAGAAATCCTGACTTTTATCTCAATTTCAAGTTTGTTTTTTCCATCCAAAAACATCCTAATACAGCTCCCAATAAAAAACCAAGAGCAAGTAGACTCTAGTTATCCGTTGCCCTTGCCTTCAAAATGTTTTCAAGGTCTTTTGTGCTGAACAAAAGTTATTGGAtcacagaaacaaaaacatttcAGACGTCTGGTGCTAGCTGATTATGCTTCATTGCTTTTACTGATGAAAAAAGCACGTCATTTTCTTCGCCCGTTAGCAAGAATTAAGAGCAAGTTATGTTACCTATATAGAACACTTGGTACTGTGATGGCTGAGGTCTGAAATGCATAAAACTGCTATAGAGGATACTTATGATATAGAAGTTCAGCTTAGCTATGGAAGGCACCGGAACACACATATAATTTTTCTGTTGAAAAGAATAATCATAATGCTCCTGAAACTGATAGTGTACGTTTATATCATGCAATTAAAAGGTGTGAATATGCTGTTCCCTCATAAGCTGATTTAATGTGTCTTATTTTTTACAGCATGCTGGTAATGTGTGTGTTGATAATATAGATTGCGTTCTATATCAGTTTGTAATCGAGCTATTATGTTAACATTGTAAttgtaattcttttttaaCAGCACCATGCCCCAGTGGTTGGATTCTTGGACCCAATAAGCGGAAGTGCTTTGGTTATATGACCAGCCGCCAACCTTGGAATGAGTCAGAAACCCGTTGTAAAAGTTATAATGGAAACTTAGCAGCATTCAAAACATCTCAAGAACTGGCCTTTGCTCAGAATCTATGTGCTGAAACCATCAGTGGCTGCTGGGTAGGGGGAAGAGGTGTCAACTCTACTATTGGTCTTGGTTGGAATTGGTCCGATAATACTTCATATTGGAATGAGTCTCTCTTTCCTGGGGAACCCCTTCAATCCATTTGCAGTAACATCTCTTGTCACACCAATAGTTCTATTGATGTATGTATATTGGTTACTAATGGATCCGCATCCCTCTTGGTTGAAAGATGCAACATGTCTCATGGTTTTATATGCATGGTTGATTTAGGTATATATTCTGTAACATCCAATTCATTGTGCACTTCAATCTTGCATTGCCTATCCAGCTAATTTTAATGTTGTCCCTGTTTCTTTCAGGGAACAGATGTTACCACATGCATTGCCACAGAGAATATCTTATCATCCTTGGAGTTGTAAGTGGATTGATTCTCTTCACAACATTAGCTGTAGTTATTTGGCTTCTTGCATACAAGCGAAGCAGGAAGCGCAGACGTTCCCGCAGACTTTCTAATCCAGCAGCTACTGCATTAGTCCCTCCATCATGGAAAGTCTTCATGAAAGAGGAACTAAGGTCAATTACAAAGAACTTTAGTGAAGGAAACCGTCTTCTGGGAGATGCCAAGACAGGAGGAACATACAGTGGGCTTCTTCCTGATGGTTCAAGGGTGGCAGTTAAGAGGTTGAAGAGATCTAGTTTTCAAAGGAAAAAGGAGTTTTACTCTGAAATTGGAAGAGTTGCAAAGCTTCACCATCCAAATTTGGTGGCTGTGAAAGGCTGCTGTTATGATCATGGTGATCGCTACATAGTTTATGAGTTCATCATTAACGGGCCCTTAGATAAATGGCTGCACCACATACCTAGGGGTGGTCGGAGCTTAGATTGGGGAATGAGAATGAAAATTGCAACAACTCTTGCACGAGGAATTGCGTAAGTTATACAACACTTTCCCTTGTAGTCTTATTAGGTAAAACCAAACATCTATAATCTGAGACTGATTCTTGCTTCAGTGGATTTTTCCAATGGGtgcttttttccttgttctttaaaaaaatatgatagTTTCATTTCTAATAATTATGAACATTTCAGTCCTCACTAAATTTACCACTGTCCAATTGACCTTGTTAGCAACATTTCTGAAGGCAAGTCTCCTCTTTATGCCTGTTACCGTAGTTCTTATGGTTAATGTGTTCTCAAATCACTTTGTACACACCATAGACAATTTTCTTAAAGCTGCTTACTTTGATATTATATTTGACCTGTATCATAAATATCTCAGATGAGCATGTGTTAAATTTTGTATGATAAGAGGCGTTTTGGAAGAAAAACAATACATTATGAAAGGTTTGTTCCCAAGGCTCTAATTTTTTGGCCAGAATTTGTGTGCCCAAATTTGGAAAGACCAGGAACAAACTGATCTTCAAGTTGGTCCTGCTGGACATCATTGTTATGATTGTAATGGTTTCATCCgttgtttttgttcttgtagAGGTCCTTCTGTTAATTTTTATGATGCTTTCGCTTGTAACTGTGTGGCTTCATGTCTGGACAGGATTTGAATGGTGAACAATGAATTGTGTTTAATTGGTGTTTCACCTGTTAATATGTTAAAACAGGTTCCTGCATGACAAAGTGAAGCCACATGTTGTGCATCGTGATATCCGTGCCAGTAATGTACTGCTTGATGAAGATTTTGGAGCACATCTAATGGGGGTTGGTCTCTCAAAGTTTGTGCCGTATGAAGTGATGCATGAGAGGACAGTGATGGCTGGTGGCACATATGGATACCTGGCTCCAGAATTTGTCTACAGAAATGAGCTTACAACAAAGAGTGATGTTTATAGTTTTGGTGTGCTGCTGCTTGAAATTGTGAGTGGGCGTAGACCTGCGCAGGCTGTTGATCCAGTCGGTTGGCAGAGTATTTTTGAGTGGGCAACGCCTCTGGTGCAGGCTCATCGCTACCTAGATCTCCTGGATCCTCATATAACCCCTTCTTCTCCGGATATCCCGGAGGCCGGTGTGATTCAAAAGGTGGTGGACCTTGTTTATGCTTGTACGCAACATGTGCCATCAATGCGCCCAAGGATGTCTCATGTTGTTCATCAACTTCAACAGTTAGCCCAGGTTCCCATTCTAAAATAGTTTTAAGTGAGTTTCGGGTTTAGTATTTATGTATACAGTGCAAGTAATGAGAATTTGTAGCTTGTAATGTTTATTCTCCAGTTTAGGGGCCATATGACCAACTAGAGTAAAGCTCTTAGCCAGAAtgtagggtttagggtttagcacACTCAAGGCCATAAGACCCTAAAGTCTAGCACTACCTAAGTGGCTGATGTAGTCGTCAGACTGACAATTGCAATCCAATCGGTAATTTAATTGATAATATCTGTCTGTAttgaaataaaacaaatggTAGGTATAATTTGGTCTGAAATGGGCCCAGAGTCAAAATTGCAAAGTTTTCTCAATTAATATGTGCACtgcatttatttattggaGTCCTTATGTATTTTTGTTAGTTTGAATGCACATAATAGATCCCGTTAGATTCGGATCCGGATTCTCTGCTTTGATTTTCTCTGTTGGTATCTACTTGACTTTTGCCCATCATACGAAACATCCTTAAAAATTTGGGTGATTTTATTTGCTCCTCGTTATTTGCTCTTTTAACcctatattaattttaaaaatgaataacttattttatttttatacataattaCTGTTAaggacaaaaaatatttaaaataaaaattaaatttactCACTATATCCCACATACGTTAATGCAACTTAATTAGACTCTTTTTTCAAACTATCATATTCCTACATCCCTAAAAAGGTTTATATACTTATATtctgaaaatatatatagtatttatttatttatatatttattcatgaAGGATGAGACTGAAGTTAGAGAGGCTTCAAATGAGGtataagtttatttttttgtgtttttcaagtttaggGTTGCATGGTGGTTGCTGGTTACATGTAGCACACCGGTACCAAACGCAATAGGAAAATTCGGTGGAATGCCACTGAAACATTGAACTATTTCGATTGTGTTTGATAGACTGTTAACTTAAGATGCGGTAGAGATTCACTGTAACGTGGAAAGGACTTCGGTGACGTATGATCGACTTTTACCTATCATTTAGTGGCGAAGAACtgaaatatatttgttttttcagtaACTTATTGTTGACCACAAATTTAATGCAAGTTATTTTGACCTTACTCCTATTGAAGGAACAAAAACAAGGTGACACTGCTATTAAAGACAACAATGTTGGAATAGAATGTGTAATGAACTACAGTGATCAATTCATAACTTATTAGGTACATAACCATGTTGTTTCGGAGTATCTTCAAGGTCATTCATTTGTGGAGCGACTCTCTGAAGAGGAAAATGCTTTGTTGGTGGACATGTCTAAGAGTTTGGTGAAACCCAGAGACATTTTGGTCACCCTGAAGGATAGAGATGCAATGAATGTTTCAACTATGAAGACAATATACAATGCTAGGATCTgaaataaaaaggaagaatTTGTTGGGAGAACACAGATGCAACAATTGCTTACTAAGTTGTTCGAATACAATTATATTGGGTGGCATAGGACATCTGGTGATACTGTAACTGACTTATTTTGGACACACCCCGTTAATATTGAGATTTTGTGTGCATTTCCACATGTACATGTTGCGTACCTATAAGACTAATAGGTAGCGTTTCCCactattgcaaattgtggggGTGGCATCTACTAATACGTCTCTGGTGCGTATGTGTATATTAATTCCAAGAAGGAAGATAATTACACATGATTGAAGAGTGTATAATTGTCTTCATGGTGTTATTGTCACTGATCAAGAGTTAGCACTCATGAATTTTATTACgtatatatttcaaaaagcACGACATTTATTATGTAGATAGCATATTAACAAAGGAGTGTTGACAAACTGCGAGAAGTTATTTGGGACCCTCAAACAATGGAAGCAATTTAATGGGGATTGGAATACTTTGGTTGGTTCATAAACAAAGGAGGAATATTAGTTTGCGACAAATTGAGTCTAAGTTTAGTGAATTTCAAAAGGCTCTCAAATACACACATGAAAATTggttaaatatatttaaggaTAGATTTGTGGCTACATGGACATACACTTGTATGCATCTTAGATAGACAACCTCAAATAGGTAAGTATTTTAGTCCACTTTTGATAggttaattttataatttattttgcttcCATAGAATTATAATTGTTATCAACAGAGCAGAAAGTGCACATGCAAAGTTGAAGAGACAAGATCATGGGAAACTATTCACTCCTTATTAAATTAAAGCTGGAGCACATAGAGATTAAGACATCTTTTGAAAAGAGTctgtgttttatttaacatagGTTCAAGCATCTGGAGTTGAGCGAGTTAGTAGGTTTGGTTTCTATAAAGGCTTAGAGTGTAATTGTGTGCGAGTCGAagttaaatttaatttacttATTGCATGTACATATATGGTCTACATAGTTAacattgtaatttattttaaaacaagTTAGAGACAGATAGGGTGGATGTTTTATCATGTGATTGTGCTATTCGTCGAACCCACCAATTACCATGTGCACATGAAATTGCGAAGTATAGAGATCGTGGTGTACCAATCCCACTTGATGTCGTGCATTCACATTAGAGGAAATTAGATCTCATTAATATAGGAAAGAGTAGTCATAGTAGGAAAGAATAGTCCGGGCACAACTTCACTAGGAAAGTCACAATTACAAAAATTCAATATGTGGTATGAACAAAAAGATGACGAAAAGAAGCGACAAGTCCACATGACACTAGAGGAGCTAATGAACCCTACTTCTACTACGCTTATTGAACCAAAAGATAAGTTGAAGACCAAAGGAAGACCGCGAAAAATATACACTTCTACTCTTCGTTTGCCATATGCATTTGAGATTGCTAAGGCCGCCCTTGCCCATTTTGGTTCTGACAGTCAGTCACCAATGCCTACAAATGGCATGATCGACCTCTGTTGCTCcacctataaaaaaaaaaaaaaggaggaaagCCTCACTGCCtgactaaaagaaaattgaagaagagtaccattgagaagaaaattgaagaagagtaccattgagtttgttttctttaagCGTAATTAAAGCACATTTAGTTTGTTTGCTTACTGTCCTTGGGAACATGGATCCCCTTTTCTAATGTAAGACTTTAAAAGCACAATGAGTTCTAATACaaacattcaaaaattaattgaaacaATCAAGTACTATGAGTTTTAAtacaaacatacaaaaattaatgaaaacaaCCAAAGTACCATGAGTTCTAAACATgcaaaaattaatcaaaacaaCTAAATTACCATGAGTTCTAATACAAACATGCTAACAATTCAGTTAATCATGACGACGTTGATATGTCATGGTAGACCTTATGTTTGTATCCTCTAAAATATGCTGCAAGGTCTCAACTATTTAATAAACTTGGGTAGGTCATGTATGCAAATGCAATTGTTTCTCCTACTGTCACGACCGGCCTAATAAAGGACAACATACGCTTGTCACGCTCCTGTaatgaatttgaattcaatGCTTTagtaaaaattacaaaatcgAAAAAGTGGAAGTCAtaacaaatttataattttaccAAATAATATATACTTTGCATTGAGACAAATGGGTCAAATACAACTCCATAATAAGGATTCTGGACAAACGGATATCCCACGTTGAGGTCCCATTCTAAGTACCCAGGCACACTATCTGATGGTCTCCTCACTGGTACACTGCGGTTCGCACCTGCCAACATGTGGTTCTCCTGATTGTCCCACATTCTccctaaataataattataggAATTGGCACGACTACCAGTTACGGTACGTATGAGCACTTATTATGAGGGAAATCGTCTGCACCCGAACAAACTGCCTAAGAACCCGCTCAGGATGGTGGGGCTCAACAACATCACAACATCTGAGCATCCTTAAGTAGAATGTGACAACTGAAAATGGGTGGTGTTCCCTTTCAAACTTGTAAGGTTCCTATATAATCTGAAATATGATACACAATATAGCATGAACTAATGTAAAAgataaaataccaaaaataaaatatataaaataaaagacacAACAAAGTGGGCATTCAAAGCGCCAAGCCGCTATCTATGCTTCTACACGTCTACCAATGTTGTCCCATTGTCTTGTCGTGGAGTCCAACGAAGAGCACGAGGTGGGACCTCTGAATAATGAAGGTCATGATCAAGAACAACAACACCATGCTTGTGCTTATACACCCATGCCTCCAGCAAAGTCATGTACCTCCCATGCTTCGTGGGCTGTTGATGCAAAGACAACGCTAGACGCAAGATCAGGTGCTACCGAATGCCCTTGCCATGAAAGAATCATATTGTTACAACGCTCCCACAACTCATATTCGTCGGGCTGCTTGGTTGACGATGGAGCCTCGAATTTTCCGTTGATGAAGCCAAGTTTGTTTTTGGCAGAGAGAGCCATCTGTACAGATCGACTCCAAGTGGCATAGTTTTCACCGTTGAGCAATTCGGTGACTAATGATGGATTGAGATTTTCTCCATGATGAATGCAATAGCGACTGTTGGTATCTGACGAGGTTGAAGAATCTGGAGTTACCATGGAGGTGTTGAAAAGATGGAATTTTGATTAATAGGCAGTATGACGGCTATGGAGGATGAGAAGGTTCACGAGCTAGGTTGCTCTGGTACCATATTAAGTTTAGAGAGACAAAAAATATGGGAAAATATTTGATATTCATTGAATGAATATTTACAGCATCATGCATAATGGCTATAAAGGAGAGTTATtacagaaaaaaataatgtacAATATGCTATAATTAGGGAATATACAACTAATCAATGAGATTTTGTCTAACACTTTCTTGAAAATCGTGAGATGGGTTAAATTGATTTTGGGCTTTAATTCCTAGgtctttaattttgtcaatttgaACAGCCTAAGGCCAATTTGTTTCAAACAATCCCTTAATAGGTCTTGTTCCATTTTAGGCCCAATCCAAATTTTATATGCATACCATTTGCTATTAATTATTGATTTGccattgaaattatattttgagTCTCACTTTGTcttacactttttttttttttggtttaagaaaaagaaggtgATGCGACACgaggaaaaaaaggagaaatgtAAACATCCTCTCAATTTCTCTTACTTTACCCCATAAACATCAACGTGTCTCGTTTGGTATGTCGGACTGTACTGAATAATTTCTGTTGGATAGTATTAATCTGTTCCGAAGAGTACTGACTGTTTATTCATAATATTATAATGTGTTTGGTGCTGTTCCAGATAAATAGTCTGACTAAGTTATATTGTGTTTGGTGTTATTCCGGATAACATCGGATCAgacaatttttttacaaaaaattctTTGATAATTTAAGTGGAAATATAGacaatataattttcatatatataattaagaaaaaaagagaatatatTGAAGCCCAACATGGAAATAACCAAAAAACGAATCAACAAAGCACCAAaagtataaaatataaaaaataaaaataaaaatacagcAAGAAAAACATAGCTGCATGTATTGTTCTAATCGCTGACTTGGGATGATAATTTGATTATTGAGTTTGATACCTGGAGAAGATGAaatacataaagaaaaaaatgcaagaaaaatacaacaacATGTATTGAGTTGGATACACAGCCGCATGatgattatttgattatttgattattGAGTTGGATACATAGCCGCATGTCTTGTTCCAATacagcaagaaaaaaaaatgtcaagaaggaaaaactCATAACCTAATTTCCACAAACATTTAATAAaagaggaaataaataaagaaagtgaagatgaagaaagaagaagagagaagaagcatattggagagagagagagagagagagagagagagagagagatggatacctggagaagagtgaagagaCTAATCTTGGAGAAGACAGTAGAGAAGAACCctagggagaagaagatgaaaatagtGTAGTCGGATTTTTCACATGAATGTGTGTGTTCTTTTTCCTTAGCTGTATAACTAAGCGTGTATTACCTACACGGGGTCGTGTGAGTTGTATTAGTTAGTCAGGTAAGGAGAGTATTAAAAGCCCAACATGTATAAAATAGTcaggtaattaaataatacaagttgaCACCAAACACCTGACATGGACTATTTACTCATATCCAGAGTCTAATACGGTATACCAAACGAACCAGTGTGTTATTAATATCGACTAAATAATACTAAATACATCCTTTCAAAAAcaatattaaatataattttcgcttttatttatttataaagaaattaGTTTTTTTGCTCGAAGGAAAAATTCAATAACGGTTCTaaggggtgtattcaattgagattttaataTATTGCAATTACATGATTTTAATGTAATGGATTTCAGTTGGATTTgtaattatatgattttactcatgattttaatagattgcaattacatgattttacttatgattttaattcgcttaggattttacttctgattttaatagattgtaATCACATGATTTTACTTATATTTCTATACTAGCTTGAACTCTATTACCCATCATCATTCACCTAAATACATAACCTGAAGAAATATACCCAATTTTTAGGATATAGATACCCAATTTTTAGGGTTAATACAAAGATGGAAGCACAGTAACCATCAAAGGTTAGTCCAAGAAGAGTACACCGACATCAACAATGTAACTCCCAACATAGCCACACATGGCCAGAATGAATGCGTTAaagaaacacaacacaacTGAGAAACAAACAATAGAAATACAAAAGCATAAGCAGAGGCTAGAAGCTACATCCAAAACCACCAACACTTAATGCAAAACAGATAGCACCAGgaatacaaaataaagaaacatattGAAAACTCCTAGCCCAACCCCATAACTAATCCTAGTTTTTGTCAAAGCTTGGACCAAAACTATGAAGTGAAAAAACACCTTGCACCTTATTAACGTTTCTTCTAGATTGTGGGTAAGGCctcttcattctttttttgctttgtcCTGGTCCCAAACGTTTTGGGATAGGGTTAGCCATGTGAGCTATATGCGCAACAGCtatgcataaaaaaaataattttttttttaaaaaggcaTCTTTGAGGCATTAGATCAAGCAAATTGTGGGCACACCGGTAGAGTTGTGGAGGGCTACAACTCCTTGCGAGGAAATGTCTACAATGAGCAAGTgattctataaaaaaaaaaaaaagtatcgAACATATAATTTGCTCCAAATAAGCTTGTCTACAAGGAAAGAAGAGCTATTGAAAAATGCCCATATTAGCTCTGGAATAGGCAatatcatctttctttttaatgcTTCTTTATCGTCTCTCTTatgaaaagttttttttatgtacAGTCAAAAGCATACAAAAATAGTGGGGGGAAAAAAAGTATGAGAGCATATATGAGAATCATGCATAGGAAGATGAGATTTGTTATGTGATTTGGTATTTATATGACACACTCAAAAGTCTCACACAATACATCATTTAATGAAATACCTCAAAATCAGTAAGTTTTTGAATATCACGGTATTTTTCTTACCTTTTAAAAgtcttaattgaataccaccGGACTTGTattgattatttaaaaatcctaattgaataccaccatatttttattaatgacttaaaaatcataattgaatACCGCCGTACtttgaagcttcaaaataatccattaaaatcacaattgaatacacccctaAATTTACTCTCGTTCGACCACAATTCCCAAACGCTTGACTCCAATTCGTTCGTACACGTTCTCACCCCCAACTATACAGAATGTCTCTCTTCTCACCTAATATTGAAtttatttgatatatatatatatattcaggcCAATATAATTCTTAAatataaatagatttttaaaaaaaataaaaaaaacaaaggacaAGCGTTGGATGCCAAAGCAAGCAGGCATGCAGGCAAATTCTTCTGCTTAGGCCAATATAAATACCCATACTTAACATTGGTTTTAGGATTTGCCAACCAGCTCGAGTCTAATGAAAAAATGGCATTGATTTGCAGATTAGAGATCTCAAATTCAAACCTCTATGCCATcttatgtgtgtgtgtgtgtgagaaacccctCCCCTCTAGTTTAAACTATCACTTGTACCCAAACAAACATTggttttatgatttttattagaaatgGTCCCTGAACTTTTCACTTTCCAATTCCTAACTTCCCCTAATTTTACGAAtacataagaaataaaaaaattatgtgcGTTTTAATGTTAAAATTCGTAATCAAATACcctcaaaactaaaaattgtCAAACCGAGTAAGGCAAATATTCAGTTATTTCATGTATGTATTATTCTCCAATATGGATGTATGTATACAGAAGTACAACCct
Above is a genomic segment from Prunus dulcis chromosome 7, ALMONDv2, whole genome shotgun sequence containing:
- the LOC117633576 gene encoding C-type lectin receptor-like tyrosine-protein kinase At1g52310, yielding MEGNLGALQLLMPLIVCLLFGGCASHRVYNESIHRQLVATGTEENKAPCPSGWILGPNKRKCFGYMTSRQPWNESETRCKSYNGNLAAFKTSQELAFAQNLCAETISGCWVGGRGVNSTIGLGWNWSDNTSYWNESLFPGEPLQSICSNISCHTNSSIDVCILVTNGSASLLVERCNMSHGFICMVDLGNRCYHMHCHREYLIILGVVSGLILFTTLAVVIWLLAYKRSRKRRRSRRLSNPAATALVPPSWKVFMKEELRSITKNFSEGNRLLGDAKTGGTYSGLLPDGSRVAVKRLKRSSFQRKKEFYSEIGRVAKLHHPNLVAVKGCCYDHGDRYIVYEFIINGPLDKWLHHIPRGGRSLDWGMRMKIATTLARGIAFLHDKVKPHVVHRDIRASNVLLDEDFGAHLMGVGLSKFVPYEVMHERTVMAGGTYGYLAPEFVYRNELTTKSDVYSFGVLLLEIVSGRRPAQAVDPVGWQSIFEWATPLVQAHRYLDLLDPHITPSSPDIPEAGVIQKVVDLVYACTQHVPSMRPRMSHVVHQLQQLAQVPILK